CCCCGCCTTCTTCGCCCTGAGTTATATCAGGCTATACCTGGATTACAACTATCCGCTCGGAGGGACAGGCAAGCTCGTCGAGAAAATGATTGCCTTCATCGAAAACCATGGGGGCAAGATTAGCACGCAAACCGATATTCGCATGGTTGACCCAGGGAACCGCATGGTCATGGATGCCCAGGGAAACCAGTACCAGTACAGAAAGCTGATCTGGGCGGCCGACTTGAAATCCTTCTACAGGCTGGTCGACTTGAAAAATATTCACGATCAGCAGATTAAGGAAGCTATCCTGCATCGCCAGGTTGAGGTGGCGGATAAGGTGGGCAATGATTCGGTCTACACGGTGTACCTGGCTGTCAACCTGAATCCAGGTTACTTCAAGCAAATCGCCAGCGAGCATTTCTTCTACACCCCCAGCCGGCAAGGCCAGTCGCAAGCCGGGCCGCTACCGGTTAATGCAGAGCGTGATGAGATTGAGAGCTGGCTGGAGAAGTTCTTTGCCCTGACCACCTATGAGATTTCCATCCCGGTGCTGCGGGATGCCTCCCTGGCACCCGTGGGGCAGAGCGGGTTGATCGTGAGTGTACTGTTCGATTATGCACTGACCAAGCACATCCAGGAGATGGGCTGGTATGAGCCGTTCAAAGCCCTGTGCGAGAGGTGCATCATCAGCACCTTAGATGGTTCCATTTACCCGGGGCTCCAGCAAGCTGTGCTAAACCAGTTCAGCTCTACGCCGCGTACCATGGAACGCCTGGCAGGGAATTCTGAGGGAGCCATCACTGGCTGGTCGTTCACCAACCACCCCATGCCGGCCGAGAGCCGGTTGCCAAAGATCATGAACGCCATCACCACGCCTGTACCGGGTGTGTTCCAGGCGGGCCAGTGGACCTACAGCCCGGCTGGTCTACCCATCTCCATCATCACCGGCAAGCTGGCTGCAGACCGGGTGATTAAGGAGCTAAGAAAGGGGAAATAATTGGATCGTGAGCTATATAGTGTGAGATGTTCGTAGATATTGAAGAGGTCTGAGCTTATTTAATCAGCCAGTTTACCTCATAAGTTTCGCCACAACTGCTTGCTTCAACGCCACTCTCTTAGCCATCTAGCATTAAGGTGATAACGTAATACATAAGAATTATGTAGTTTCCTGTTCTTCCGGTATCTAGGCGATGTTCCAGGGACACCGAGTGGAACGAAGTTCTATTGTTGTGACCCAAACTATCCACTTTTAGTGCTCTTACCCCCTTTATATAACCGGCTATCAAGCGAGCAGTGAATGGATGCTGAAAACCTATTCATACGACTATCTTTCGGCATTTAATCGAGGTTTTCAATAATCAAGTATGTCGCGTTATAAGGGAGCTGTCGATATACAAAATACCAATAGAGGTAGAATCGTAGTTGCACAGTACAAAATTCGCTTACCCTATAGCAGAGCTTCATGGTCTACAGCGCTGCTAAATCATAGCTAACCACTTAATTGGTTTGCATTTTTGGATGAAATGAGGAAGAATTTTGGATGGATTGCGAACTCAAAGACATCACAGTTCACTATGAAATGTTAGGTGCGGGTAGACCCATTATTATGCTCCACGGTTGGTCTATTGACCATCGTCATATGATGAGTGATTTGGAACCAGTCTTCGAGCATCGTGACGGATGGAAACGGATCTATCTTGATTTGCCTGGTCATGGAAGGACACCAGGAAAAGATTGGATCACGAACCAGGATAAGATGCTAGACGTCGTTTTGGATTTCATTGATAACATTATTTCAGGACAAAAGTTCGTGGTAGTAGGCGCGTCAGCAGGTGCGTATCTAGCTCGTGGCATAGTCCATCACCGCATGGCAACCCTAGATGGCTTACTGCTGATGGTTCCCTTGATTGTAGCTGACGATGCCATTCGGTGTGTGCCTCCTCACGTTACCTTGGTCGCAGACGCAGCACTTGCAGTTCAATTGGAACCTGAGGAAGCGGAGGGTCTATTTCAAGGCGCTGTTGTCCAAAGTCGAAAGGTCGTAGATTACATTCGGGCTAACTTTCAGTCAGCAAGTGAGATTGGTGATCTGGACTTCCAGGCGAAGATAAGGGAGTATCCCAAGAACTACGCATTCTCATTCGAAATTGATGCGCTTCCTCAGCCATTTCCTGCTCCAACGCTGATTGTTACGGGGAGGCAGGATTCCTGGGTTGGTTATCACGATGCCTGGGAAATCCTGGATAACTATCCTCGGGGCACATTTGCTGTCTTGGATCGTGCAGGGCATTTCTTGGGGGTTGAGCAAGAAGACCTGTTCCATGCGTTAGTGTGTGAGTGGCTTGATCGAGTGGAGGAATATGCCGGAGTATCAAGTCGAGTTTAGTTCCACCAAAAACCATCTCGACCTAACAATATTAGGCATATGTAAGTGCATGGCATTTTGAAGAGTGGAACATAAGTGATACAACGCCCTCATGAAGTCACTAACTAAATCCTCTCGTATAAATGCTGTAACCCAGGTTATCAATTAAATAAACCGGCCTCCGTAGTAATCTGGTTACCGGTCATGCAGAATTAATTTTAATAGCTGCTCGTCGCAGGTCTCTGAGATCGATCTGGATCGGAGTGAGTATATTATCCATCACGCGAGCTGCTTCATCCTGAGTCCCTGGAATATTGCTCGCTTTTTGAGCATAGTGAGCAAAGCGAGCTGAGTGAGCATAACGGGTTTTAAGATCGCCAGTTAGTGATCCAGCATCCCCCAAAAAATTAACCAGGATATTGTCTCATATCTCAGTCGAGGGAAGTTATTAGAGAGGCGCTTATCAGCCGTCGTGACTCTACGGAAGGATTAATGGTAAATATTTGGACCTTGATTAAATAATTCCGCATCTTTTCCTCTGCGATTGAACCGATAGAAGGTGATTAAAGTAAAATGAGTTAAAAAAGGAATCGGGATCATTATGCTTAAGTTAGGCTCTATCTCACTAACCTTGATTGCTATGGTAATTGTAGGTTGCCAACCCATAACAACTACCCCGGTACCATCTCAAACCCAAGCAGCTTCTGCAACGAAATATATTGCTCCAATACTTACCGAAACTCCGACAAGCCCGCCCGCAACCGCGACGTCCACTAGAATTCCACCCTCGCCGACCCTCAGCTTTACCAGGACGCCAATCCCGGCCATATCCACGCCGACTCCTAGTCCTACCCCCCAGATTACGACGCGCAGGCAGGACGGCAAGATCATGGTTCTCGTACCCGCGGGCGAGTTCGTGATGGGCAGCCCAGCTGGTGAGGGGGGCGACGATGAAGTCCCGCAGCACAAGGTCACCCTGGATGGCTACTGGATCGACCGAACGGAGGTGACCAACGCGGAGTACCGCTCTTTCGTTGAGGCGACCGGCTACGGGATGCCGACGACCTGCGATTGGGGAGATCCTACGTATAACGATGCAGCGAAAACGAATCATCCGGTAGTGTGTGTGAGCCGGGATGACGCCCAGGCGTACTGCGAGTGGGTTGGGGCGCGCCTGCCTACCGAGGCTGAGTGGGAGAAGGCAGCGCGGGGAATCGATCGACGATCTTACCCGTGGGGAATCGGTTTCGATGGGACCCGGCTCAATTACTGTGACGTCAACTGTGATGGCGAGCAAAGAGACACGGCGTATAACGATGGCTACGTACAAACAGCTCCGGTGGGTAGCTACCTGACAGGCGTCAGCCCATATGGTGCATTAGACATGGCAGGCAATGTATGGGAGTGGGTGAGCGACTGGTACAAATTCTACTACTACACCAGCTCACCTGAGAGCAACCCACTTGGACCGAATGGAGGTCAGTTTGGAGTGATACGAGGCGGCTCGTGGTGGGGTTTTTACACCAATGCGCGCACAGGCTTCCGCGCCAACTTGGAACCAGTTCAACGAGAATCGCAAATCGGGTTTCGCTGTGTAGTTCCGTACACGTCTGCTCCGTAGATCTGCTCGTTAGCTATCGTCCGTAGGTGGGATGCATGCGGGGAAGCACTTGCTAAGGTGTAAATTGATTGAGTAAAAATCGGACCGGCCTTTAGAAAATTGACCTGGAGGCCGGTTTTTTAATCATTAATGTGGACTAAAATTAGGTTGCTCATTAAAAATTCAAGGGATTGGAGAGTGAATAGAATTAATTAATTGTTCCTGATCATCCTGATCGGTCAGCTTCATATGTACGTAAATGATAATCTTGGAGTTTATGCCCAAGATAGCTGGATGGTAGGAGAAATAGCACAATCGAAAGTATTGACCCAGAAATATTTATGGAGAATATGATGGAGATACACGAAGAAATACTCAATTTCTTCCAAGAACGCTTGGGCTACACAAACGAAGAAATGAAGCTT
This sequence is a window from Anaerolineales bacterium. Protein-coding genes within it:
- a CDS encoding NAD(P)/FAD-dependent oxidoreductase; this translates as MFGGERMEYDVIVVGGGIAGLIATAYFSKSGLHALLCEKEATCGGLINSFERDGFVFDGGIRAMENSGVLLPMLKHLGVELELVRNHVSLGIEDRVIRVDSEASTDDYQALLEGLYPQCKAEIISIMEQVRLIMKYMKVQYGINNPIFLDMKQDRDYMMKEILPWMVKYALTVRKITALNGPVVDFLRQYTHNESLLDIISQHFFQQTPAFFALSYIRLYLDYNYPLGGTGKLVEKMIAFIENHGGKISTQTDIRMVDPGNRMVMDAQGNQYQYRKLIWAADLKSFYRLVDLKNIHDQQIKEAILHRQVEVADKVGNDSVYTVYLAVNLNPGYFKQIASEHFFYTPSRQGQSQAGPLPVNAERDEIESWLEKFFALTTYEISIPVLRDASLAPVGQSGLIVSVLFDYALTKHIQEMGWYEPFKALCERCIISTLDGSIYPGLQQAVLNQFSSTPRTMERLAGNSEGAITGWSFTNHPMPAESRLPKIMNAITTPVPGVFQAGQWTYSPAGLPISIITGKLAADRVIKELRKGK
- a CDS encoding 2-hydroxy-6-oxo-6-phenylhexa-2,4-dienoate hydrolase, with the translated sequence MDCELKDITVHYEMLGAGRPIIMLHGWSIDHRHMMSDLEPVFEHRDGWKRIYLDLPGHGRTPGKDWITNQDKMLDVVLDFIDNIISGQKFVVVGASAGAYLARGIVHHRMATLDGLLLMVPLIVADDAIRCVPPHVTLVADAALAVQLEPEEAEGLFQGAVVQSRKVVDYIRANFQSASEIGDLDFQAKIREYPKNYAFSFEIDALPQPFPAPTLIVTGRQDSWVGYHDAWEILDNYPRGTFAVLDRAGHFLGVEQEDLFHALVCEWLDRVEEYAGVSSRV